From Musa acuminata AAA Group cultivar baxijiao chromosome BXJ3-8, Cavendish_Baxijiao_AAA, whole genome shotgun sequence, one genomic window encodes:
- the LOC135646009 gene encoding DNA-directed RNA polymerases IV and V subunit 2-like produces the protein MDEEEPPSGNGSDLESGFLKEDHGKSQAGPESMDIDSPTKGSLDSDLNIGNLEKFCKEAARAFFKEWGLINHQISSYNDFVEHGIQDLFDTLGDVVVEPGYDPSKKGDGAWRHASITFGKVRLEKPEFWPEKNDIEEGSLKLLPRHARLQNMTYSSQMKVKVRVQVYVQEKSDKAKIGNSSYIQKRVQNDDEGEITIGRLPVMVQSNLCWLSALGKSDCLFDSGGYFLIKGMEKTFIGQEQRCLTRLWVIDKPVATVSYLSEIKRKRIYVKLVEAPKAEGFHGGKVISVYFLYATMPIWIMFFALGASSDKEVLEMIDLKDCDAGMINIILATIKDADEQFEGFRSLDKAREHVNALIKNAKFPPSESFDEYVAKYLFPNIIGHRTKAHFLGYMVKCLLLSSFGKRKCDNKDDFRNKRLDLAGELLARELRAHIRHAEKRMVRAMQRDLSGDRDLQPIERYLDASIITNGLNRAFSTGAWTHPYKKTERLSGIVATLRRTNPLQMMSDMRKTRQQVAYAGKAGDARYPNPSYWGKLCFLSTPDGENCGLVKNLAVTAVVSSKIMEPILDKLIACGMEKLDEISLSSLSQMHKVFLNGDWVGVCPDMSSFADRLRSMRRAKLIHPQVEIKRDKHQKEVRIFTDAGRILRPLLIVENLKKIRNLKGGVCSFQSLMDQEIIELIGVEEEEDCQTAWGIKYLLAVNEGISAPNYSHCELDPSFLLGLSCGIIPFASHNFARRVLYQSEKHSQQAIGFSTTNPSIRVDTLSHHLYYPQTPLFRTVIADCLVRADYSLGRKDSKTRPEYFNGQNAIVAVNVHQGYNQEDSLVMNRTSLERGMFRTEHFRSYKADVDNKELTKRIKLKDKVAFGKIESKKGRVDSLDDDGFPYIGASLQSGDIVIGKVAESGDDHSIKLKHTEKGMVQKVVLSANDEGKNFAVVTLRQVRSPCLGDKFSSMHGQKGVIGFLETQENFPFTHQGIVPDIVINPHAFPTRQTPGQLLEAALGKGIACEGSKRYATPFSTASVDDITAQLHRAGYSRWGSERVLNGRTGEMMRSMIFMGPTFYQRLIHMAEDKVKFRNTGPVHPLTRQPVADRKRFGGVKFGEMERDCLLAHGAAANLHERLFMLSDFFQMHICQKCQRAVNVILRPVPGGKKIRGPYCGFCQSGENIVRINVPYGAKLLYQELFSMGICLKFETEVC, from the exons ATGGACGAGGAGGAGCCGCCTAGTGGAAATGGATCAGACCTTGAATCTGGCTTTTTGAAGGAAGATCATGGGAAAAGCCAAGCTGGGCCTGAGTCTATGGATATCGATTCCCCAACTAAAGGGAGTCTAGATAGCGACTTGAACATTGGAAACTTGGAGAAGTTCTGCAAAGAGGCAGCAAGGGCTTTCTTTAAGGAATGGGGCCTCATTAATCACCAGATAAGCTCATATAATGATTTTGTTGAGCATGGGATTCAAGATCTCTTTGATACCCTTGGTGACGTCGTTGTCGAACCGGGATATGATCCTTCGAAGAAAGGGGATGGTGCATGGAGACATGCATCGATCACTTTTGGAAAAGTTAGGCTAGAAAAGCCTGAATTTTGGCCTGAGAAGAACGACATAGAGGAGGGATCACTTAAATTGTTGCCTAGACATGCACGTCTTCAGAATATGACATATTCTTCCCAAATGAAAGTTAAAGTGAGAGTTCAG GTATATGTACAAGAAAAAAGTGACAAGGCCAAGATTGGCAACAGCTCATATATTCAGAAGCGAGTGCAGAATGATGATGAAGGGGAAATCACAATAGGAAGGTTGCCTGTGATGGTGCAATCAAATCTTTGCTGGTTGAGTGCACTTGGCAAAAGTGATTGCCTTTTTGATTCAGGTGGCTACTTCTTGATCAAAGGGATGGAGAAG ACCTTCATTGGACAGGAACAGAGATGTTTAACAAGACTTTGGGTCATTGACAAGCCAGTTGCGACAGTTTCTTATTTGTCCGAAATTAAACGGAAAAGAATATACGTGAAGCTTGTTGAAGCTCCAAAAGCTGAAGGCTTTCACGGAGGCAAAGTTATTAGCGTCTACTTCTTGTATGCCACTATGCCAATTTGGATTATGTTTTTTGCTCTTGGGGCATCTTCTGACAAAGAAGTTCTTGAAATGATTGATCTCAAAGACTGTGATGCTGGTATGATTAACATAATATTAGCAACTATTAAGGATGCTGATGAACAGTTTGAGGGTTTCCGTAGTTTAGACAAGGCTCGTGAGCATGTAAATGCACTGATTAAGAATGCAAAGTTCCCTCCCAGTGAATCCTTTGATGAATATGTTGCCAAGTATCTCTTTCCCAATATTATTGGGCATAGGACAAAGGCTCATTTTTTAGGATATATGGTCAAATGCCTCTTGCTGTCCAGTTTTGGTAAACGGAAATGTGACAACAAGGATGATTTTAGAAACAAGAGGTTGGACTTAGCTGGTGAACTACTTGCTAGGGAGCTACGGGCACATATCAGACATGCTGAGAAGCGGATGGTTAGAGCTATGCAGAGAGATTTGTCTGGAGATAGAGACTTGCAGCCGATTGAGCGCTACTTAGATGCCTCAATAATCACAAATGGTCTAAATCGAGCCTTTTCCACTGGTGCATGGACTCATCCATATAAAAAGACAGAGAGATTGTCTGGCATAGTGGCGACTCTCAGAAGAACAAATCCCCTACAGATGATGTCTGACATGAGAAAAACACGTCAGCAAGTTGCATATGCAGGGAAGGCGGGTGATGCTAGATATCC AAATCCATCCTACTGGGGCAAGTTGTGCTTTTTATCGACACCGGATGGGGAGAATTGTGGCCTTGTTAAAAATTTAGCTGTTACAGCTGTTGTTAGCTCCAAAATAATGGAACCCATTTTGGATAAGTTGATTGCATGTGGAATGGAGAAACTGGATGAAATATCTCTATCATCATTGAGCCAAATGCATAAAGTTTTTTTGAATGGTGACTGGGTTGGAGTTTGCCCAGATATGAGCTCATTTGCTGACAGGCTCAGATCTATGCGTCGTGCCAAGTTAATCCATCCGCAG GTGGAAATAAAAAGAGACAAGCACCAGAAAGAAGTCCGTATATTTACTGATGCTGGAAGAATTCTGAGACCCCTTTTAATCGTGGAAAATTTAAAGAAGATTAGGAATCTCAAGGGAGGGGTTTGTTCATTTCAATCTCTTATGGACCAGGAAATTATAGAACTCATAGGTGTTGAGGAAGAGGAAGATTGCCAAACTGCATGGGGAATCAAGTATCTTCTTGCAGTGAATGAAGGAATTTCTGCTCCAAATTACTCACACTGTGAACTTGATCCGTCTTTCTTACTGGGCTTAAGTTGTGGCATCATTCCCTTTGCCAGCCACAATTTTGCTAGGAGGGTTCTGTACCAGTCTGAAAAGCATTCTCAGCAGGCTATTGGTTTTTCCACGACAAATCCAAGTATCAGAGTAGACACTCTTTCTCACCATCTATACTATCCTCAGACACCACTTTTTAGAACAGTAATAGCTGATTGCCTCGTCAGGGCTGATTATTCTCTCGGCAGAAAAGACAGCAAGACTAGACCAGAGTATTTCAATGGTCAGAATGCTATTGTAGCAGTCAATGTTCACCAAGGGTACAATCAAGAGGATTCATTGGTCATGAATAGGACTTCACTGGAGCGTGGAATGTTTCGTACAGAACACTTCAGGAGTTACAAAGCTGATGTGGACAATAAAGAGCTTACAAAACGTATAAAGCTAAAGGATAAGGTAGCTTTTGGAAAAATAGAAAGCAAAAAAGGACGTGTCGATAGCTTAGATGATGATGGCTTTCCATATATTGGTGCAAGCCTACAAAGCGGTGACATTGTCATTGGTAAGGTTGCAGAATCAGGAGATGATCATAGTATCAAGCTAAAACACACTGAGAAAGGGATGGTCCAAAAAGTTGTTCTTTCAGCAAATGATGAAGGAAAAAACTTTGCAGTTGTGACGTTGAGACAG GTCCGATCTCCCTGTTTAGGGGACAAGTTTTCCAGTATGCATGGCCAGAAAGGTGTCATTGGTTTTTTGGAAACTCAAGAGAACTTTCCTTTTACCCATCAAGGTATAGTTCCAGACATTGTTATAAATCCACATGCCTTTCCAACTCGGCAGACCCCTGGACAGCTTCTTGAGGCTGCTTTGGGGAAAGGAATTGCTTGTGAAGGTTCAAAAAGATACGCTACACCATTCTCCACTGCCTCAGTTGATGACATAACAGCCCAGTTACACAG AGCAGGGTACTCTAGATGGGGAAGTGAAAGAGTTTTAAATGGTCGGACCGGTGAAATGATGCGCTCTATGATCTTCATGGGCCCTACGTTCTATCAGCGGCTGATCCATATGGCCGAAGATAAGGTTAAGTTCAGGAACACCGGACCAGTTCACCCACTGACGAGGCAGCCAGTGGCAGACAGAAAGCGGTTTGGCGGGGTGAAGTTTGGAGAAATGGAACGAGACTGCTTGCTTGCCCATGGTGCAGCAGCCAACCTTCATGAGCGCTTGTTTATGCTGAGTGACTTCTTTCAGATGCACATCTGCCAGAAATGCCAGCGAGCTGTAAATGTTATCTTGCGACCTGTGCCTGGAGGCAAGAAGATTCGTGGTCCATATTGCGGGTTCTGCCAGTCTGGTGAGAATATAGTCCGGATCAATGTTCCTTATGGTGCCAAGCTGCTCTACCAAGAACTCTTCAGCATGGGTATTTGTCTCAAGTTTGAGACCGAGGTTTGTTGA